ATTAATAAATTGCCTGAATAGAAGGGGGAAATAGTGTGCCAGTTTTTAGTTTTATAAATCAAATAACTGAAGATCCACCAAAATTAGATGGAGAATTCTTTAATATAGATGACTATAACTTTCTAAAGCCTAATCTTAGTGGGAATGAGTGGGTGTCTGCTAGTGCAGCTTTAAAAAACTCTGATTTATTTTCGATTATTAATCAGTTATCAAATGATTTAGCAACAGTTAAGTTAACTGCATCGAAAAAGCAATTTCAAGGAATTATTGATAATCCTACTAATACGGCAAATCAATTTGGTTTCTATCAGTCAATATTTGCACAGCTATTATTAGGTGGAGAAGCCTTTGCCTATCGATGGAGAAATAACAATGGTCGAGACATTAAATGGGAATATTTACGACCATCACAAATATCATTTAATCCACTAGATTATGAAAATGGGCTTTATTACAATATTTCGTTTGATAATCCAAAAACAAAGCCAAAGATTCATGTCCCACAAAATGATGTATTACATTTCCGATTACTTTCTGTTGATGGTGGTAAATCTAGCGTTAGTCCGCTGATGTCACTAAGTCGTGAGCTTAATATTCAAAAGGCAAGTGATCACCTAACACTAAATTCACTAAAAAATGCATTAAATGCAAATGGTATCTTGAAAATAAAGGGTGGAGGACTATTAGATTTTAGAACTAAACAATCACGTGCTAGACAAGCCATGAAGCAAATGAATGGTGGCCCTCTAGTTTTAGATGATTTAGAGGACTTTAAACCTTTAGAAATTAAATCTAACGTGGCACAGCTACTTAATCAAGCAGATTGGACCACAGGACAATTTGCAAAAGTCTATGGTATTCCAGAGAATGTAGTAGGAGGACAAGGAGATCAACAATCATCACTTGAAATGAGTTCTAATATTTATGCTAAGGCTGTCGCAAGGTACTTACGGCCAGTTATCAGCGAATTGTTACATAAATTAAATTGTGATATTGATACTGATTTATTTCCAGCTGTAGATCCTACAGGTTCAAATTACATAAAGCGAGTTAATGAACTTGTTAAGAATGGTGTTGTTGCGCAAAATCAAGGTCTATACATGCTACAACAAGCAGAAATTGTTCCAAAAGAATTACCACAAGGCAGAAATGATAATAATCATAATAAGTTTATGAAAGGAGGTGATGATAATGGGAAAGATTGATGTGAAAGGTGATATTGTCTCAAATGATGTTGGTGAATTTTATGATTGGTTTGGGATGTCTAGTACTTATCCTAAAAAGATTCAGCAAGCAATTGAAAATGATGAAGATGATGAAATCATATTAGATGTAGCGTCAAATGGCGGAGATGTGTTTGCTGCTAGTGAAATCTATACAATGCTGAAAAGCTCTAAGAAAAATATTGTTGTTAATATTCAAGGTTTAGCAGCTTCAGCAGCTAGTGTTATTTCTATGGCTGGTAATACGGTTAGAATGAGTCCTACTGCCCATATCATGATTCATAAAGCTTCAACTATTTCCGCTGGGAATAGTGATAATTTTGAACATGAATCAATGATTTTAAATAGTATTGATGAATCAATTGCTAGTGCATATGAAATGAAAACTGGAATGGCACAAACAGATCTATTACATTTAATGTCTCAAGAAACATGGTTAAATGCTAAGAATGCATTAGATAAAGGCTTTATAGATGAAATTATGTTTCTAGATGAGAAAGATAGTACTCATACTTTTGAGAATACTACGCATGTTTTACCAACTAAAGCAGCACTTAATAAATTTAAAAATATAATCGCAAAAGATAAATTAAATAAACATTCAAGCCAGCCTACTAACTCATTAAGAGATCGTAAACTGGCTATTTTACTTGAAAAATAAGAGAGGATTAATATGAAAACATCAAATGAACTACATGACCTTTGGATTGCTGAAGGAGATAAAGTAGAAAATATGAATGAAAAGTTGAATGCAGCTCTTCTAGACGATTCTGTATCTGCTGAAGAATTGCAAGAAATTAAAAATGCGCGTGATACAGCAAAAACTCGTCGTGATATGTTTAAGGAGCAATATGTAGAGGCTCGAGCTTCAGAAGTTGTAGAAATGAAAGAAAAACCAACTCTAACAGAAGAAGAAACAACTTTAAAAAATACCTTTATTTCTAATTTTAAAAATATGATTAAAGGGAAACCTTTTTCAAATGCTTCAAGTCCAGCAACACCACATCTTGTATCATCAGGTGAAGCAGATGATACAGAAGGAAATGGAGGA
This Streptococcus urinalis 2285-97 DNA region includes the following protein-coding sequences:
- a CDS encoding head maturation protease, ClpP-related, coding for MGKIDVKGDIVSNDVGEFYDWFGMSSTYPKKIQQAIENDEDDEIILDVASNGGDVFAASEIYTMLKSSKKNIVVNIQGLAASAASVISMAGNTVRMSPTAHIMIHKASTISAGNSDNFEHESMILNSIDESIASAYEMKTGMAQTDLLHLMSQETWLNAKNALDKGFIDEIMFLDEKDSTHTFENTTHVLPTKAALNKFKNIIAKDKLNKHSSQPTNSLRDRKLAILLEK
- a CDS encoding phage portal protein produces the protein MPVFSFINQITEDPPKLDGEFFNIDDYNFLKPNLSGNEWVSASAALKNSDLFSIINQLSNDLATVKLTASKKQFQGIIDNPTNTANQFGFYQSIFAQLLLGGEAFAYRWRNNNGRDIKWEYLRPSQISFNPLDYENGLYYNISFDNPKTKPKIHVPQNDVLHFRLLSVDGGKSSVSPLMSLSRELNIQKASDHLTLNSLKNALNANGILKIKGGGLLDFRTKQSRARQAMKQMNGGPLVLDDLEDFKPLEIKSNVAQLLNQADWTTGQFAKVYGIPENVVGGQGDQQSSLEMSSNIYAKAVARYLRPVISELLHKLNCDIDTDLFPAVDPTGSNYIKRVNELVKNGVVAQNQGLYMLQQAEIVPKELPQGRNDNNHNKFMKGGDDNGKD